The Deinococcus sedimenti genome window below encodes:
- the rplC gene encoding 50S ribosomal protein L3, which yields MKGILGTKIGMTQIWKGDRAIPVTVVLAGPCPVVQRKTAQTDGYEAVQIGYAPKREKSVNKPEAGHFKKAGVSPVRFLREFRDFNPEGDTVSIDIFAEGEKIDATGTSKGKGFQGVMKRWNFKGGPASHGSKKWHRRPGSIGQRKTPGRVYKGKRMAGHMGMDRITVQNLEVVEIRADENIILVKGAIPGANGGLVVLRQAAKGGK from the coding sequence ATGAAGGGCATCCTCGGCACCAAGATCGGCATGACCCAGATCTGGAAGGGCGACCGCGCCATTCCCGTGACCGTCGTGCTGGCCGGCCCCTGCCCCGTCGTGCAGCGCAAGACCGCGCAGACCGACGGCTACGAGGCCGTGCAGATCGGCTACGCGCCCAAGCGCGAGAAGAGCGTCAACAAGCCCGAAGCCGGTCACTTCAAGAAGGCCGGGGTCAGCCCCGTGCGCTTCCTGCGTGAATTCCGCGACTTCAACCCCGAAGGCGACACCGTCAGCATCGACATCTTCGCCGAAGGCGAGAAGATCGACGCGACCGGCACCAGCAAGGGTAAAGGCTTCCAGGGCGTCATGAAGCGCTGGAACTTCAAGGGCGGCCCCGCCAGCCACGGTTCCAAGAAGTGGCACCGCCGCCCCGGCTCGATCGGCCAGCGCAAGACGCCCGGCCGCGTGTACAAAGGCAAGCGCATGGCCGGCCACATGGGCATGGACCGCATCACCGTCCAGAACCTGGAAGTGGTCGAAATCCGCGCTGACGAGAACATCATCCTGGTCAAGGGTGCAATCCCCGGCGCCAACGGTGGCCTCGTCGTCCTGCGTCAGGCCGCCAAGGGAGGCAAGTAA
- the rplP gene encoding 50S ribosomal protein L16 translates to MLLPKRTKFRKQHRGRMTGDAKGGDYVAFGDFGLIALEPAWIKSNQIEACRIVMSRHFRRGGKIYIRIFPDKPVTKKPAETRMGKGKGAVEYWVSVVKPGRVMFEVSGVTEEQAKEAFRLAGHKLPIQTKMVKREVYDEAQ, encoded by the coding sequence ATGCTTCTTCCCAAGCGCACCAAGTTCCGTAAACAGCACCGCGGCCGGATGACCGGTGACGCCAAGGGCGGCGACTACGTCGCGTTCGGCGACTTCGGCCTGATCGCCCTGGAACCCGCGTGGATCAAGAGCAACCAGATCGAGGCGTGCCGCATCGTGATGAGCCGCCACTTCCGCCGCGGCGGTAAGATCTACATCCGCATCTTCCCCGACAAGCCCGTGACCAAGAAGCCTGCCGAAACCCGAATGGGTAAAGGTAAAGGCGCCGTGGAGTACTGGGTCAGTGTCGTCAAGCCCGGCCGCGTGATGTTCGAAGTGTCCGGCGTGACCGAAGAGCAGGCCAAGGAAGCCTTCCGCCTGGCCGGTCACAAGCTGCCCATCCAGACCAAGATGGTGAAGCGCGAGGTCTACGATGAAGCTCAGTGA
- the rpsJ gene encoding 30S ribosomal protein S10 → MVAPKIRIKLRGFDHKALDQSASKIVDTVRRTGADVSGPVPLPTRIRRFCVLRSPFVNKDSREHFEIRTHNRLVDIMNPTKKTIDSLMTLDLPTGVDIEIKTVGGRA, encoded by the coding sequence ATGGTTGCCCCCAAGATCCGTATCAAACTGCGTGGCTTCGACCACAAGGCGCTGGACCAGTCCGCCAGCAAGATCGTGGACACCGTGCGCCGCACCGGCGCCGACGTGAGCGGCCCCGTGCCCCTCCCCACCCGCATCCGCCGCTTCTGCGTCCTGCGTTCCCCCTTCGTGAACAAGGACAGCCGCGAGCACTTCGAGATCCGCACCCACAACCGTCTGGTGGACATCATGAACCCCACCAAGAAGACGATTGACAGCCTCATGACCCTCGACCTGCCCACCGGTGTGGACATCGAGATCAAGACGGTGGGAGGCCGCGCATGA
- the rpmC gene encoding 50S ribosomal protein L29: MKLSDMRNLQAADFAKEIDSRKKELMELRFQAAVGNLAQPHRVKQLRREVAQLNTILSERSKGEQA; this comes from the coding sequence ATGAAGCTCAGTGATATGCGTAACCTGCAGGCCGCCGATTTCGCCAAGGAAATCGACAGCCGCAAGAAGGAACTGATGGAGCTGCGCTTCCAGGCGGCCGTGGGCAACCTCGCCCAGCCCCACCGCGTCAAGCAGCTCCGCCGTGAAGTGGCTCAGCTCAACACCATCCTGAGCGAGCGCAGCAAAGGGGAGCAGGCATGA
- the rplV gene encoding 50S ribosomal protein L22, translating into MTAPEFRNKKQRKQQQKLRTPGKAIAKYVRISPRKVRLVVDVIRGKSVRDAEDLLRFIPRAASEPVAKVLNSAKHNALHNDNMLEDRLVITAAYVDAGPTLKRLIPRARGSANIIKKRTSHITIVVGEKGNK; encoded by the coding sequence ATGACCGCTCCTGAATTCCGCAACAAGAAGCAGCGCAAGCAGCAGCAGAAGCTGCGCACGCCCGGTAAGGCCATCGCCAAGTACGTCCGCATCAGCCCCCGCAAGGTGCGCCTGGTCGTCGACGTGATCCGTGGCAAGAGCGTCCGTGACGCCGAAGACCTGCTGCGCTTCATCCCCCGCGCCGCCAGCGAACCCGTCGCGAAAGTCCTGAACAGCGCCAAGCACAACGCGCTGCACAACGACAACATGCTCGAGGACCGTCTGGTCATCACCGCCGCGTACGTGGACGCCGGCCCGACCCTCAAGCGCCTGATCCCCCGCGCCCGTGGCAGCGCGAACATCATCAAGAAGCGCACCAGCCACATCACCATCGTCGTGGGCGAGAAGGGGAACAAGTAA
- a CDS encoding 50S ribosomal protein L23, producing MSHYDIIQAPVISEKAYAGMERGVYSFWVSPKATKTEIKGAIQKAFGVTVIGISTMNVPGKRKRVGRFMGHRADRKKAIVRLADGQTIAALEGQA from the coding sequence ATGAGCCACTACGACATCATCCAGGCCCCCGTGATCAGCGAGAAAGCCTACGCTGGTATGGAACGCGGCGTGTACTCCTTCTGGGTCAGCCCCAAGGCCACCAAGACCGAGATCAAGGGCGCCATCCAGAAAGCCTTCGGCGTGACCGTGATCGGCATCAGCACCATGAACGTCCCCGGCAAGCGCAAGCGCGTCGGCCGCTTCATGGGCCACCGCGCCGACCGCAAGAAGGCCATCGTGCGCCTCGCCGACGGTCAGACCATCGCCGCCCTTGAAGGCCAGGCCTAA
- the rplB gene encoding 50S ribosomal protein L2, with protein MAVKKYRPYTPSRRHMTTADFSGLTKKRPEKALTEALPKTGGRNNRGRITSRFIGGGHKRLYRIIDFKRRDKAGVPAKVAAIEYDPNRSARIALLNYVDGEKRYVLAPEGLQVGAMVNSGPEAEPKLGNALPLRFVPVGAVVHSVELIPGKGAQLARSAGTSIQVQGKEGDYVILRLPSGELRRVHSECYATIGAVGNAEHKNINIGKAGRSRWLGRKPHQRGSAMNPVDHPHGGGEGRTGAGRVPVSPWGQPAKGLKTRKKRKNSDRFIITRRGGK; from the coding sequence ATGGCCGTCAAGAAATACCGTCCCTACACCCCCAGCCGTCGCCACATGACGACTGCGGACTTCAGCGGACTGACCAAAAAGCGCCCCGAAAAGGCGCTCACCGAGGCGCTCCCCAAGACCGGTGGCCGTAACAACCGCGGCCGCATCACCAGCCGCTTCATCGGCGGCGGTCACAAGCGCCTGTACCGCATCATCGACTTCAAGCGCCGCGACAAGGCCGGCGTGCCCGCCAAGGTCGCCGCGATCGAGTACGATCCCAACCGCAGCGCCCGCATCGCCCTGCTGAACTACGTCGACGGCGAGAAGCGCTACGTGCTCGCACCCGAAGGACTGCAGGTCGGCGCCATGGTGAACTCCGGCCCCGAAGCCGAACCCAAGCTCGGCAACGCGCTGCCCCTGCGTTTCGTGCCCGTCGGTGCCGTCGTGCACAGCGTGGAACTGATCCCCGGCAAGGGCGCCCAGCTCGCCCGCAGCGCCGGGACCAGCATCCAGGTGCAGGGCAAGGAAGGCGACTACGTCATCCTGCGGCTGCCCAGCGGCGAACTCCGCCGCGTGCACAGCGAGTGCTACGCCACCATCGGTGCCGTCGGCAACGCCGAGCACAAGAACATCAACATCGGTAAGGCCGGTCGCAGCCGCTGGCTCGGGCGCAAGCCCCACCAGCGTGGTAGCGCCATGAACCCCGTGGATCACCCCCACGGCGGTGGTGAAGGCCGTACCGGCGCGGGCCGCGTGCCCGTCAGCCCCTGGGGCCAGCCCGCCAAGGGCCTCAAGACCCGCAAGAAGCGCAAGAACAGCGACCGCTTCATCATCACCCGCCGCGGCGGGAAGTAA
- the rpsC gene encoding 30S ribosomal protein S3: MGNKINPNGFRLGITRTWNSRWYAGKKQYAGLLKEDEKIRKLVGKKLNAAGIARIEIERAGQQVNVIISAAKPGIVIGKGGESIKELRQDIERLVSAGTVAVNVAEIPNPNISAPLVALRIAEQIERRFAFRRAMKQAAQRVMESGARGVKIILSGRLGGAEQARTEMVREGRVPLHTLRADIDYGTARAETTYGSLGIKVMVFTGEVIGGKTESYARPQRRNDERRREDGDRPNRRRPAARRRPGGE; encoded by the coding sequence ATGGGTAACAAGATCAACCCGAACGGCTTCCGCCTGGGCATCACCCGCACGTGGAACAGCCGCTGGTACGCCGGTAAGAAGCAGTACGCCGGTCTGCTGAAAGAAGACGAGAAGATCCGCAAGCTCGTCGGCAAGAAGCTGAACGCCGCCGGCATCGCGCGCATCGAGATCGAGCGCGCCGGCCAGCAGGTCAACGTGATTATCAGCGCCGCGAAACCCGGCATCGTGATCGGCAAGGGTGGGGAGTCCATCAAGGAACTCCGCCAGGACATCGAGCGCCTCGTGTCCGCCGGGACCGTGGCCGTGAACGTCGCCGAGATCCCCAACCCCAACATCAGCGCGCCCCTGGTCGCCCTGCGCATCGCCGAGCAGATCGAACGCCGCTTCGCGTTCCGCCGCGCCATGAAGCAGGCCGCCCAGCGCGTGATGGAGAGCGGCGCCCGCGGCGTCAAGATCATCCTGTCCGGCCGCCTCGGTGGCGCCGAGCAGGCCCGCACCGAGATGGTCCGCGAAGGCCGCGTGCCCCTGCACACCCTGCGCGCCGACATCGACTACGGCACCGCCCGCGCCGAGACCACCTACGGCTCGCTGGGCATCAAGGTCATGGTCTTCACCGGTGAAGTCATCGGCGGCAAGACCGAAAGCTACGCCCGCCCCCAGCGCCGCAACGACGAGCGCCGCCGTGAAGACGGTGACCGCCCCAACCGCCGCCGCCCCGCTGCGCGGCGCCGCCCCGGAGGTGAGTGA
- the rplD gene encoding 50S ribosomal protein L4, with translation MAQINVIGKNGGRTIDLDLPEVNSGVLHDVVTWQLASRRRGTASTKTRAEVSKTGKKMYGQKGTGNARHGDRSVPNFVGGGVAFGPKPRNYGYTLPRKVRQLGLAMALAARQETGKLIAVDGYDQDGKTKNFVAWAKENGMDGSERVLIVTDDAATRQAARNVAWATVLPVAGLNAYDILRHERLVIDAVVLEPAQEGEEA, from the coding sequence ATGGCGCAGATCAACGTCATCGGCAAGAACGGGGGCCGCACCATCGACCTCGACCTGCCGGAAGTGAACAGCGGCGTCCTGCACGACGTCGTCACCTGGCAGCTCGCCAGCCGCCGCCGCGGCACGGCCAGCACCAAGACCCGTGCCGAAGTCAGCAAGACCGGCAAGAAGATGTACGGCCAGAAAGGCACCGGTAACGCCCGTCACGGCGACCGCAGCGTCCCCAACTTCGTGGGCGGCGGCGTGGCCTTCGGTCCCAAACCCCGCAACTACGGGTACACCCTGCCCCGCAAGGTCCGCCAGCTGGGCCTCGCCATGGCCCTGGCCGCCCGCCAGGAGACCGGCAAGCTGATCGCCGTCGACGGTTACGACCAGGACGGCAAAACCAAGAACTTCGTCGCCTGGGCCAAAGAGAACGGCATGGACGGCAGCGAGCGCGTGCTCATCGTCACCGATGACGCCGCGACCCGCCAGGCCGCCCGCAACGTCGCCTGGGCCACCGTGCTGCCCGTCGCCGGCCTGAACGCCTACGACATCCTGCGCCACGAGCGCCTGGTGATCGACGCGGTCGTGCTCGAGCCCGCGCAGGAAGGGGAAGAGGCATGA
- the rpsQ gene encoding 30S ribosomal protein S17, whose protein sequence is MKKTFTGVVVSDKADKTVSVKVERKFAHPLYGKVVTRSHKYAAHDENNEYKIGDRVEIIAVRPISKTKTWKVTKLIERPRGIETTAVETEGGKA, encoded by the coding sequence ATGAAGAAGACCTTTACCGGCGTCGTCGTCAGCGACAAGGCCGACAAGACCGTCAGCGTGAAGGTCGAACGCAAGTTCGCCCACCCCCTGTACGGCAAGGTCGTCACCCGCAGCCACAAGTACGCTGCGCACGACGAGAACAACGAGTACAAGATCGGTGACCGCGTCGAGATCATCGCCGTGCGTCCCATCAGCAAGACCAAGACCTGGAAGGTCACCAAGCTGATCGAGCGCCCCCGCGGCATCGAGACCACCGCCGTGGAAACCGAGGGGGGTAAAGCATGA
- the rpsS gene encoding 30S ribosomal protein S19, with product MPRSLKKGPFVDDHLLKKVDVQNEKKDKRVIKTWSRRSTIVPEMIGHTIAVHNGKQHVPVFVNEQMIGHKLGEFSPTRSYRGHGADKNAKGSKKK from the coding sequence ATGCCCCGTAGCCTCAAGAAAGGCCCGTTCGTGGATGACCACCTCCTGAAGAAGGTCGACGTCCAGAACGAAAAGAAGGACAAGCGCGTCATCAAGACCTGGAGCCGCCGCTCCACCATCGTTCCCGAAATGATCGGTCACACCATTGCCGTGCACAACGGCAAGCAGCACGTGCCCGTCTTCGTGAACGAGCAGATGATCGGCCACAAGCTCGGCGAGTTCAGCCCCACCCGCAGCTACCGCGGCCACGGCGCTGACAAGAACGCCAAGGGGAGCAAGAAGAAATGA